One genomic window of Candidatus Bathyarchaeota archaeon includes the following:
- a CDS encoding gamma-glutamyltransferase: protein MSEEFTTRPLIMGTHGVVASTHYLASEVGLQILRRGGNVIDAGAAIWFCQTVLEPHLAGPAGEASILIYWADDDEVLAVNGQGPAPKAAT, encoded by the coding sequence ATGTCCGAAGAGTTCACTACTAGGCCTTTGATAATGGGTACCCATGGGGTGGTTGCTTCCACTCATTACCTGGCCTCCGAGGTTGGCCTTCAGATCCTGAGGCGTGGGGGCAACGTAATCGACGCAGGGGCAGCCATATGGTTCTGCCAGACTGTGCTTGAGCCCCACCTCGCGGGCCCTGCTGGGGAGGCATCAATCCTCATATACTGGGCGGATGATGATGAGGTTCTAGCCGTGAATGGCCAGGGACCCGCTCCAAAGGCTGCGACC